attcctttttagagagtagaatccggcaaagtatttctaggaaataccgtttgagccaagtcaatcggactttCTATTATTAAGTGAGGGCCATCTATAGCACGCTATTTTAATgacacggggtgcatgtcagtgtatttcgccgtaaatcgagtgagattttgggaataccttgcggtgtttagtgctcctgtacgacgaggtctttcatcagatttccttgaaaatcggggaaagtaaagtttaatatatacttgagacaattaagagtgagccaaaaaataaaagactttccctttataataatcaaagttgaaagtgaaaaaagacaattttctcccattgcttaactgtgggaccccttttatttgagcaaaagagactacttttccatatgtaACCAACTCTTTTTgagactcaccctccctctgtggaagactcaggttgaatctttctcagatggtgtatgaaattcaaatggacctgcctaatgtgctcattccatttgaaattcatactccccctatggcagatatttccaaaatctttcacaggggtagtatggattttatatggaatagcccattctgaaATTTGGATAACTTGAAATTGAATCcataaatttcatatttgaatatcaaaattcTCACAAGCAACGTGAAGCTTTACCTTTGTTTTCCATGTAGTGAGTGCTTTCCTGATGATCTTCTCATTGGAGTACCTTGTTGCCTTTGATTTCATGTCTGTCTCATGTCTTTGTTTGTTGGTCCATAGTCTCCACTGTCTGAATATCATTGACTTTTGTCTTGTGTCCTGCAAAGATTGGAATAAGTTATTCACATATTAacaagcaattttttgataaattgtcaagTTGTATTTCTTTTTAATATCAGATAATCTATCTGTGTTCAGAATGAGGATTATGCAACACACAAAACAAAAGAGAGTGGTGTCCTTGTCAAGTTTGTAGTGACAATTGGAGCATTCTGCAATCCAtatcttttttaaaaattcattttatgGGGTGCTAACATTCAaggaatatatttcttttgtatgcAAGCAAGCAAAAAATACAAGTCAAAAGATTGAAAACCTTTGAGGTTAGTTTTTTAAAGCAATTGCATTttattaggcaatagaaacaaataagtttgatctttcaatcgaccatcaatgcttggtACATACTTATCATcaataaaatcaattaattgagtATTGCTAATTGTGATAACTTATGAATTTTTGGCTgtatgatattgaccaatataaatttagcattaattctgatgtTGTCAGTTCATTAATAtcaagcatcaaagcagcatcgacggtcgattcAAAGATCAAACAAAATTGTTCTGGTGCCTTAGGGGATGacacttttgtaaaattttgTGACTATCAGAATGATATTTCTCTGAGCAATTGTTTAGTATGCCATATACTTACCCTGTGGTTCTCAGCTACCTTGCTGGTTTCCAGTCTTCTTTTCCACTCTTTCCACACAAACATCATTTGTATTTGTGCTACCCTGTACTGTCCCTGGTATTGCAAGGCTCCAAGTGTTTTCTGTTTCCTTGTATACTCTAACCACTGATAGAAGACAGTACTGGCTGGCCACAGACGCCATCTTTGTACTACACACATCACAATATCCTAGAGAAAAAAAGAATGCAAAAAGAATTGGTAAGTTAGCATTGCAAGATTTTAAGACAACTTGCAgagcaaaattgacaaattaagGAGACTCAATCATGAATAATGGAAATCATATGGCCTAGGGACTGCATAAGGTGAAGATAGGAATCTAATGTGATAGTGCTGATGTTTTCCCGACGAACCATTCCTTGATGATACTCTTCATAGCTTTACACTAGCTCTGTCTTCTGCCTTATCACCATGGGTTGACCAATGCAATGCACTCGCTAGTGTAGCTTTTAAGCCTTGATATTCATATAGGCTTAAGTATATGCTCTGACTTTTTGTAAGTAGCCAAGAGAAGGAAGCACACTATTCCCAAGCCACATTCACAAGAGGAAATTACCATGGAGTGCTCATaataaaaagggtaaaataaggCTCTACAGATGACAGCGCTGGTGAACTACCAATGAATAACTTTTTTTCCTTTAGATCCAACACCCGCACTAATGCAGTCCTCTGTGATTCACTGTATAAAATGACAccagaaatatcttccacagggggagtatgtttcttaaatataattggtcagggttaatcattttgaaactcatactccccctgtattatggctttacctatatcttccacaactggagcatttcaaatggaagttaccaaattgtctattctattcaaaactcatacgcactctgtggaagactttagctaaatcttccacaggggtagtgtggattttaaatagaatagcccaatatttgaaTAACTTACTCTTTTGTTAGTACTTCTGCGTTGAGATATATCTTGTGCATGTGACATTGCTAACCAAGGATGGACATGAGACTGGTCAAGTCCATGTCTATTCAATTCTTGGAATTCCTCCATCATCCACCTATCATCAATCTGTTCTCCTGTAAATCCACCATTTGACTGTCTTTGTGTGTCAACCCTGCTATGTAGTACTGTCAAattctcatcatcatcttcaACCTGTTTAATAATGTCACGTTGAAAAATAAAGATAAattgttataatattatattgTCTTGTTGTAATCTAACATGTCTAAGAGAATGAGAAGGGAAAATGAATTAGTTATTAGGCGAGGTGGAGGAATAAAGATTATTTCTAGTCAATGAACTCTTTTAGATGAGGTGACCAGTAACATCACATGTTTAGACTGCCCTCATAGGGCAAAATAATACACAGTATCTATAGCAGAACACATAAAATCTTTTCAAAAAAcctttgttgttttaattttgtgataCTATTTAACTTGTGGCACCTGTAATCAAGTTTGAAAAATGTttggtattatttgctttgaaaccaaaagtttatgcaaaaaaaaaagaattctcCATGTAAACCACAGTCCTATGCCTGCCATGTTATAGACTCTTAAACATGTTCTATTGTTCCGAACAATATAGAAACCAGGTTCTACTGCCAGTTCTGTCATGCCAGCCAGGGTGCTGACAGCCTACTAGCAACTGGGTTTTGACGCCATCCCTATATCTTCAAACAGCCGCTTACATTCATCAAATTCTAGTTTACAGATGGAAGACTTGCCTGTATGATATCCCTACCATCATGACCATCCTTGCTATCAAAATTGTCAGGTAACTCGAGATTAGAAGATCTGATATAAGATGTGTTACCATTTAGTACATCATTCCTTCTTATTGGTGTTGACGAGTAAACCTTCCCATGCAATAGCATGCTCCGTGTACCCCCACTATGGCTTAAATATTGCGGTGGTAGAGCCTGATCCTGATGATCAAAGATACCACTTGATGCACTTGGTGATGAGGATGTTCTGATGTTGCCAAGGTAACCACTGTCTGGGATGGAGGAGTATGCAGCATTACTTGATGTCTCTACAGGTGACGATGGTGTGGTGTTATACATAAGTCGTACTGACTCCAGGTGTGATGGTGGTCCAACATTATACATGGGCTGTACAGATGTGGTTTCATCAGCTGATGAATGACTTATATCTGGGGATGACTCCAGGTCAAGGTTCTTCAGCTCATCATCCACAACAGCAGAAGATAAGAAAGAATATGATGCTGTAGATGCTGTTTCCTCTGAAAGAAATCAGAATTTCAGTTTTGTTTAAGAATAGATtttaataatagctaataatataacatttcaaGATGACActatcatgtcaaaaacattaCCACTGAACACAACTGATGgcataatgataacaataagCTCATTCTTTACTTTAAATGCATATTTTAATTACTTATAGACACTTCATTTTGTTGGAAGAGTGCAAAAGGTAGTATGCGTATGAGTCATTTTTGGTGAtaattgatttttgattttgtgCTAAGCAGCAGAAAATTTCCCATTGAAATGTaccatattacccacaatgcttaGGGAACATCACAAGCCCCTAGGTTTACATGGTTTACAAGACTTTATTGACAATTACCTGATTCAACTTCAAGTAGTGATAGAGAGAATGAGTGTACAGCTTGTTGAAAGGAAGCATTGGTTTCTGTTCTCCAGGCGAGTAGACTCTGATGCAGGCTACGTTGCTTGTTGAGGTTGCACATTTTcctgaaaatttaacaaaattttaacacataataataaATCCCTTTCAATTTCTCTATATATATGGTCTACTAAAAGTTGCATCTTCACTGAGCCCTTCTACTGTCACTTTTCGGGTTGTATGGGTGTGATCCTCGGCCATACAATAGCATGGTTTAATGGCTCTAACCACCACGCAAGCAAAGGTGTTGGTAATTGCGACCACCATCCATCATAGGGCTGGATAGCTCAGATGGTAGCGCTTTGGCCATGTAAAAGCCAAGGTCATCGGTTCTAATCTTACTTCAGCCAAATTCTCTTCCCTTATTCACATAATAATGATCATAATATACACCGTGAATGTGAATCTATGTGAATAAAAAGAATCAGTCACAATTTGATCATTGATGGAAATTGAACATGCAtgtattaactctctccatgcgggtgtcgactgcagacgacaagtttcacattttatttgaattttcaaaaatttcagaattgtaaattttcatatttgaaatcagcatgaaaaatgcattaaaatgagtacaaacaagcctatttattattggttcagtgattattatgatagctcttgatattttgagaaaaattctcaaaacttggtctttttatgttgaagcttatgactagcacgcagagAATTAAGCATGTTAAATAACTACACAGTATAAATTTCACAGGGACAAGTATACAAAGTTCATGATCATGATCTTGTTATTTGGGCATCAGAATTGTCATGTTAGTCATGGATTTCCTAATATGGATCTAGTCTGttgaaacttgtaattttttgttcaaTTGTGTCTCAAAATTCTAACACTGTGAAATTATAACACTGTCATATGTACACTTGGTCACATATTGACTGCTTGGTGCTCAAACCTGGTGAGTGCATTTTCAATTAAGTCACCAGTACACTACAAATTAAACGCCGCCTCAAATGTAGATACACTTTCTAAGATTAACAGAACTACATTTCAGAAATGCCCTTGGCATTTACAGATTTCAAAATGTACTTGACAGGTTTGTGTTCCAAGTAATCGGATATAATGTCAATTTGAACCACTTTTGGTGACACTTTAATAACATGAgtagtttttaaaaagatattaaaatgttcatgtttccattgtaatttcacaTTAAATTgtgttataattaaagaccgagataaaaagaatttatcgcgccTGATGTCACTGttaattacgatccttgattggtttacacaggttaatcagcgccaagaaaaggaagaccgatctatctggtgctgatcggagaaaaggaatggcagcaaatggcgaaaaaactACGTACTttaacaaggcaaaaagcagcttttctaggcattgtggacatggtgccttcggttaagaaagtttcctactataaagacctaacttttgagatggtttgcatgtcgaaaggtgcaaaattaacaataaggtgcccggttataaatccgcgttcagcaagtcatcatcacaacacttgtaaacaaaccgtgctcgagtttgattgacagatgatgtcagacgcgataaattctctttatctttgtctttcattatagtgcaAATCAGCtggagggagtatcccatcatgcattgcagtctatctgcaATAAACATAGTAAATGTAAGGAATTAATAGTCCTACAATGCTAAAATTCTGCAGACCTAGGGTGATGTTAGGGATGTTTTTCTTAGATTTATTTGGTTTTAAGCAAAACTATATATTTACTAGTGCcgtcgtcgacatgccttatgtcgatttactagtgccgtcgtcgacatgccttatgtcgacatcggCACGTATCCcaacatgtcgacatcaaaaaagaaatttttttaaatatttgaataacaagtcattttgggcccataacttgcttttctggccaaaaaatattttttgaaaaaaaaaaaaaaaattgtttgaatttttttatgtcgacacactgttgacgtcggtatacgaattatatcgacatgttgACATTAAAAAACAGTGCCGACGACATCACTAATATTTACGATAAATTTGTCATACCTGGTGAATTGTGCAACCTTTGTTTGCTTCTGCCAATTGTTGAAGGTTGTCAGAAGTGTTCTCTGCCTTCTCCCATCCTTGATATTCACAAGTAGATCTGCTGTCAACTTCTTCTGATGGGTGATGTTGTCATGCCAACGTCTGAAATATACCCTCAATAGAAGATGAGATTGAATCTGTaagacaaaacaacaacaacatattaTATAGTTATATATCAGCTCCTAATCGGTgagggaattgttaggcttttaacactacccagcaaacacaaaacgttttcgacatcattcgcaaaaggttataaaaggttgttagaaatcgtttaaatgtcaggttatataaagggtacattaatataaaataatttcataacatattaaatatcatttgttggtaatttactatacagcaaacataaatgttttacagaaaacatttaaatgtcgggttatataaagggtataaaaacgttttaataacattccaaaaacatttttgaaaacttggtacaaatcattctaaacagaatgttattttggggttgaaaaatattttacaaaaaaatgtttgcccaaaatatttacaataacgctttttaaaatgtttttacgacctttatataaccagcatttctgtgtttgttgggtgcaaatattttaacataatgttatttaggtgttgacaaaatatttggccaaaaatgtttgaaaaaatagtttacaatgacatttcgtaaacattttaaatatattgttgtagtgagttttatataacccgacattttaatgttattaaaacgtttttacctaaaccaaaacccaaaatataacttatttaaaacattttaaaaacgtttttgtgtttgctgggtatgacgAAAGTAAACCCACATTTAGGCCCTTTTATTATCAATTCAAAAGTGTATTAACATGAAAGGTTTTCTGGAACTAAGAATGATCTTCATGTCTTAACGAAATCATGAAAACAAGTAAAGAAGCAAATAAAAAATAGGAAGAAGTTGTATTTCAAGTTGCATTAATATGAACAATTAGACCTCTCAAACAATAAACAGTGGTACTTAGTAGGGCCCCTACTCTATAACATCACACTATTCATGATTTTTTGTGTCTtaacaaaatcatgaaaacaagTAAAGAAGCAAATAAAAAATAGGAAGAAGGTGCATTTCAATTTCCAGTTTAAAGTTGGAAAATTAAATAAGATAATAATGATCTTTTAACACTCCTTTCTAAAACAAACATTCTAACCCTGTCTAAAGGGCAGGCTTTGTTGCTATAAAAGGTTCCAATTTGATTAACTCATTTGATTAGGCTCTTTAACTGTTTTGATTGCGTCACCATGCAGTCAAAACCCCTTGAAAGAAATCCCCTTGTTACACACATCAGGTAAATAAAGCTATTGTAACACACACTTTACTGTACATATACCGTATATGGAATTAATACTGTATATGAATTAATATCTTTGGCTAATATTAAACTTGTGTATAATAGATTTATGGGATAGGATTGCCACAACATCATGCTATCCTTCTTATTGGGCTCCTTGAAAAGGTGCCTGAATCAAGAGCCCAATAATCAAAGTGTCTCAAAAGTGTGTTAACGTCCAAAAAGCTGTTTCTTTTTACCCAAACTTAATGCATCATGCAGACTATAATTATTTCATGATCATGATCTCTAAAAACAAACTTCAAGTTTCCTTAGTGAAATTGTGATAGCGGAAAGCCATCTGGGTCAATCAAATATTTGGGCTGAACAATTCTGGCAACTCTGTAACCTGATTGATCGGTTTTTCAAAAATAAGAAATCTATCTATACATGCACTGAATGAACAGCATACATTTCTGCTACCAGAAACATCACAAAGTCAAAATACATTATCTGGTGCAATTTGTATTTAAACTGGTAAAACTAGACCTGTTCATACATGTAGATTTGTGAACAATTATGATAAGCAACTTCTTCAGGAAATAGTACACAACCACCTGTTGACAGCTGGAGCACCGTCAGGACAGAGGAGTATTACAAGACCCACAGAGAGCCTGCATCTTTACCTGTTGTGGGTACAGATTATACTTTGAAGGTAAGATACAAATTGTCTTATCACCCATTCTATTCTAGCCACTCAATggactatcccagttgaaatccatacaccccatatggaagacatgatcttaatcttccacacagggagtgtagatttcaaatgaaattatccATTCTGGTAACTCTAATTGAAATCTACATGGTGGGAGGTAAAGATCGATcattaagatcatgttttccatagggggtgtatggatgataaactggaaaagcccatttcaaaaaaacaaaataatgaaacttCAGTGGAGCTTGAACAAATTGAAATCAAAAATTTATATCTTCCGTTCTTCTCcagcgtgcctctgtggctcagttggttagagcgtcgtgctagtattacgaaggtcgccggtttgaatccggccggatgcactgGTTTGTTTTTTTCAACGTTCTTatgcactggcctactctggggaaagattacaatttgttcatcctattaacccagagaactaagtattatAATTTTCATACTTCAGTGGAGCTTGTTTCAAATTCTATCAAATAATAGTGAACATAGCATTGGCCTTCAAATCAagtctctattgtattatttttgattttttgatttttaaatgtgGTCTCCATTTCTTTTCAGGTGACTATGAAGGGACAAATTCAAGACAGACATATCTATAGAAGATGCAAATATTGTGGCTTCAATGCAGGAAGCGGATCTCGTTTTATATCTCATATACGCCATCATGAATTATGCATCAAACCATATTGGTACACCAATCCTCAACTTAAGCCTAAAGCTGGATGTTCTCATATGAATCACCAAAATGGACAGAAAAGTGTCAACGGCAGCAACCGAAAAGTGCCACCACAACAACGCAAGCGTAAAGAGGCACATGGAAAGCTACGGGTCAAGATGAAATTGACCAAGAGTGCAAAAGGTAAAAGCAAGTTTAAATGTGACTTCTGTGATAAACCATTCAGGTTTTTGAGTACGAAGAAAAGGCATGAAATGACCCATACAGGTGAGAGACCTTATACATGTAGCTACTGCAATAAATCATACACAACAGTTGCAGCCAGGAGGGAACATGAATGGACTCACACGGGATACAAACCatacaaatgtagctactgtgagaAGCACTTCCGAGCAAAATGTCATAGAAAAGTTCATGAACGGCTACATactggagaaaaacctcacaaatgcaaaGTCTGTGAGAAGACCTTCATTCAGCATAGTGGATTAATTGAACATGAAAGGACCCATACCGGTGAGAAACCAtttaaatgtagctactgtgataAAACATTTGCACGGTACATAGGTATCAGGCAACATGAACTAACCCACACTGGTAACaaacagtttgactgtaaatTTTGTCAGAAATCTTTCCTGAAGTTGACCACGTTGAAAAGGCATGTGTTAATCCACACAAATGCCAAGCCACATAAGTGTGACACATGCAACAAGACTTTCAGACAGGCTGGAACGCTTGATGCCCATAAAATGACCCACACTGATGAACGCCCTCACAAATGCAGTCATTGTGATAAAACTTTTAAACTCAAAGCTCACATGAAACGACATGAGTTAAAACACACAGGAGAGAAAACATATCATTGTTCTTTCAGTGAATGTGATCGGGCTTTTATGAGACAAGATGGTCTGAAAAAACATGAACTGACTCATACTGGAGAGAAAAGATTTCATTGTAAATACTGTAACAGAGCTTTTGCCCGTCGGTCTTCTGTGGTGGATCATGAGCAGACACACACGGGTGAAGAAAAGCGCCACAAATGTAAATATTGCTGCCAATCTTATAAGAGTTTGACCTGCTTGAAAGAACATGAATCAACACACACAGGAGTAATGCTGTACACGTGTGAGTATTGCCCCAAACAATTCCATTTCAAAGTGAACTGCAAGCAACATGAAAAGAAACATGAAAGGGATTCATTACGGATTCATCATTGCAAACATTGCAGCAAATCATTTGCACAATCAGATGAATTACAAGTGCATGAAAAATCTCATCAATGCGGCTTCTGTGGTAAGATATGCCCGAATATGAGTCGTCTGAGTCAGCATGAAAAGTCACATCTGACAAAGACTCACAAATGTCAGTATTGTGATATGGCCTTCAGGTTTTTAGGGCAGAAAACGCGCCATGAGATGATCCACACAGGAGAAAAACCccacaaatgtagctactgttCAAAGACATTTAATAGAGGAGATACATTAAAGTCCCATGAAAAACTACACAGTGGCCAAAGAAATTATAAGTGCAGTTACTGTGATAAAACTTTCACACAATCTAGTGGATTGAAagaacatgaaaagatacatacaggagaaaaacagTATATCTGTAAATTTTGCTCAAAGTCTTTTATTAATATGAATTCAAAGAAACGCCATGAGCGAACACATGATAAGCCTTCATATGACACTGCTACAAAAAAGCACAATGCAAAATTCCATTGTACTGAAAGTTTTCCCTTATAATTCATGGATTTCAGGCAATTGATCACAAGTTGTAATATTTTAGAAATGATTGACACTAATTGAAACAAGTGAAGTGTATCTATCTTTACCAAATATTCAATTGTAATTTTTTCTGACTCAAACTATTTGGTACCTATCTTGTTTCTTTTGTAAATAGATTTGAACTTTTTGTCTTTTTTGTATGTCAGTAGTAAATAGATTTGTATACAGTATGTATAATTAGGGCTCAACCAATTATCGGATCGGATACCCTATCGGCCTGATATTTTCGATATCAGTATCAGATTGGATATTgctggtaaaaaaaaatcaaaaatctattATTCACagctaatttgaaaaaaaaatggaaaaaaaagttatgaaaaaattattaatattattcataTTATTCACCAACAACTTTTTATAAAAACAAGAAGAAATAATGCTAGCAGTAAAGTTATGTGTATAACTGATtgatttttgtaaacaatttgatGCAATAATGAATTGTGTGATTTTTGAATAAACTAGTTATTAAAATCAAATGATAATTATGTTACCGTTAATCATAGTATTAGTATGACTAAATAAGGGTTTTATCAAGTCTCAGGAATGTAGgaaaagtgacataacttccaaATCAATTTGTACATGGCACAGAAAGGTTTATACAATTTTCTGAAAGAGTCAAGAAATCTAAAATAATAAAACAGATTTAGAGTAAAAAAACTTTTGGCGTGTGGCACTAGATTTTTTTGAGCATGAAGAAGGGGTCATTCCGGGTAGGGGgcgaaaatcaacaaatttagcacaaaattgctgcaaaaagtggaaatttgtgtgattttgagtttttactggaGCCATCGGAGAGCTGgtagagttctgactggggcatgtCAAAGATCCACACTGAGTGATGAGATTGTAATGCTACACCCAATATATATATGACACAAAAGGAAGCAGGCTTAACTTGTGTTAAGCTTCAGATtaaattggttaaaagtgcattgATTTTAAAGAAAGAGAACTTTTCTGATGATTTTGAACTTGTTTACATTTACTCTTTCTTTTATTAGTAATTCAAAAGGGTATCACTAAAATTGTATTAACAATAAAATGAAAGGTTTTGTGAAGTCTTAATAAAGTCATGAAAACAAGTAAAGAAGCAAATAATACATAGAAAACAATTGGCATTTCATTTTCCAGTTTAAAGTTAGAAATTTAAATTAGGACTGATGatcttttaacatttctttaattttaatgcatgtatatatacatatatatttttttttaaaagaaaagaaaagatagaTCGATTGATCTATCAGACCAGACCAGACCCTGTCTGAGAGGCATGCTTTGTGacacagtaaaacctcattaaaaCGAAATTGGATACAAGAAAAaacctgttataaagaagtagttttccagaaccaagatataaaattcttttgttatttattgtttttacaaccctgatataacaaaatttggatataaagaactaatttctctgtccctgacaactttgttacaatgagtttccactgtattcaAATAATTTGATGTTTAATTGCTTGGGCTCATTGATAGTTTTGAATTGTATTGCCATACAGTTGAGAGCCCTTGAAAAAATCTCCTTGTTACACACCTTATCACAGGGTTGCCCGCGATTTgagagcccaattgggtgacttttgaagatttccccTGCAACTTTTTGTCAATTTCCTTtcctatagaaaccaatggttaggaGAAAAAATGagcgactttttgattatttgactcaCACTTtgggctgaatttttttggcaacTCTGCTTTATCAGGTAAATAAAAGCTATTGATACACATGCTTTACTGCACACAGACATTGATTTAAGATCTTTGGCAAGTAAGTATTAGACTCAAAGATTTATAGGACATGGTTGCCAGAACATCACACTATCCATCTCATTGGGCTCCTTCAAAATGTGTTTGAATCAAGAATTCACCATAGTCAAATGAAAGTGTCTCAAATGTTTGTAAACCTCCAAAATGCTGTTTCTTTTGATATAAATATCACACATCAAGTagactgtaaatcatgatatctGAAAACAAACTTCAAGTTTCCTAAGTAAAAGCAGAGGAGACTTTTATGGTAAAATTGTCTATCAAATATTTGGGCTGAACAATTATGGCAACTCTGTAACTGATTGATTCACTTGATTGATTGGCTTTCAAAGATAAGACATGCATcatagattatcaaaatatgCCACACTATTTTCTGTTACCAGAAACATCACATAGTCAAAATACATTATCTGATGCAATTTGTATTTAAAACTGGTAAAACTAGACCTGCTTATAGATGTACTTGCCAacaaaaatt
Above is a window of Amphiura filiformis chromosome 7, Afil_fr2py, whole genome shotgun sequence DNA encoding:
- the LOC140156460 gene encoding uncharacterized protein — encoded protein: MKTRNSTQPPVDSWSTVRTEEYYKTHREPASLPVVGTDYTLKVTMKGQIQDRHIYRRCKYCGFNAGSGSRFISHIRHHELCIKPYWYTNPQLKPKAGCSHMNHQNGQKSVNGSNRKVPPQQRKRKEAHGKLRVKMKLTKSAKGKSKFKCDFCDKPFRFLSTKKRHEMTHTGERPYTCSYCNKSYTTVAARREHEWTHTGYKPYKCSYCEKHFRAKCHRKVHERLHTGEKPHKCKVCEKTFIQHSGLIEHERTHTGEKPFKCSYCDKTFARYIGIRQHELTHTGNKQFDCKFCQKSFLKLTTLKRHVLIHTNAKPHKCDTCNKTFRQAGTLDAHKMTHTDERPHKCSHCDKTFKLKAHMKRHELKHTGEKTYHCSFSECDRAFMRQDGLKKHELTHTGEKRFHCKYCNRAFARRSSVVDHEQTHTGEEKRHKCKYCCQSYKSLTCLKEHESTHTGVMLYTCEYCPKQFHFKVNCKQHEKKHERDSLRIHHCKHCSKSFAQSDELQVHEKSHQCGFCETNG